The proteins below come from a single Miscanthus floridulus cultivar M001 chromosome 1, ASM1932011v1, whole genome shotgun sequence genomic window:
- the LOC136454359 gene encoding zinc finger A20 and AN1 domain-containing stress-associated protein 7-like, translating into MAQKRKRIDVVEDCGAAMCANGCGFFGNVATGGMCSKCYREHAAGATATASTTAEKKMHQAVFDTPPPERTAAPAEKKVKIVCAAAAVASSTSSPDGGADAAAAWAPSTEPQPVGPPKPAANRCSACRKKVGLLGFRCCCGETFCGAHRYAEKHECGFDYKSAGRERIAKNNPVVVADKIAKI; encoded by the coding sequence ATGGCGCAGAAGCGGAAGAGGATCGACGTCGTCGAGGACTGCGGCGCCGCCATGTGCGCCAACGGGTGCGGGTTCTTCGGCAACGTCGCGACCGGCGGCATGTGCTCCAAGTGCTACCGCGAGCACGCCGCCGGCGCCACGGCGACGGCGTCCACCACCGCTGAGAAGAAGATGCATCAGGCTGTTTTCGACACGCCGCCGCCAGAGCGGACGGCGGCGCCGGCAGAGAAGAAGGTCAAGATCGTGTGCGCCGCAGCCGCTGTCGCGTCGTCGACGTCGTCCCCTGACGGAGGCGCCGATGCAGCCGCGGCCTGGGCACCGTCCACGGAGCCGCAGCCGGTGGGTCCCCCGAAGCCGGCGGCGAACCGGTGCTCGGCGTGCCGCAAGAAGGTGGGCCTGCTGGGGTTCCGGTGCTGCTGCGGGGAAACCTTCTGCGGAGCGCACCGCTACGCGGAGAAGCACGAATGCGGCTTCGACTACAAAAGCGCCGGCCGCGAGCGGATCGCCAAGAACAACCCGGTCGTGGTCGCCGACAAGATCGCCAAGATTTGA